A window from Anser cygnoides isolate HZ-2024a breed goose chromosome 1, Taihu_goose_T2T_genome, whole genome shotgun sequence encodes these proteins:
- the CHADL gene encoding chondroadherin-like protein isoform X2, whose protein sequence is MGLFLLAVALVLGGTAATRCPAACVCDNLRAHVLCLNRNLMAVPGSIPELTKKLDLRGNSFTVVPVGAFLTIPYLTHLDLQRCKVERLEEGAFRGLGRLLYLNLASNSITVLYQESLDGLSSLQQLILKKNRIEEIQPGAFSRLGSLTLLDLRENALVYLPDMVFQGLQVLRWLRLSHNALHVLGSEAFTALPALHRLSLDHNELQALPGEALARLSEATRLDLGHNPITYLSEEAVAMGSLKHLFLDHAALQDVAPDAFTRSPQLRTLDLSHNQLRGLPALAGVKQLARVNLAGNPLLCSCLLLPFHRWLGRAWVQAEGTCNEPPALRGRSLDSLRPPEMRCGLPQPPSPSPTMPSVRLAVPRSGQCPRGCSCSPDFHHANCENQALREIPHSFPRDTRLLDLRRNAFRMVSPGAFPGLEELVSLHLQHCGIEELRPRALWGLKGLVYLYLSDNRLSTLAPAAFQGAPRLAYLHLDRNAFTRVPPGAFRLLPNLFSLYLQHNTIRELAEGDLDGLVGLRGLYLAGNAIRSIAPAALAPTKMLEKLHLEGNHLAEVPTASLRGLPALSELKLSQNPIRHIGDSAFLPVASTLQHLYLDNMGLKQVSPGAFAGLGAKIKSLHLENNTMSNIPAMSNFTGLEILNLRDVPFHCDCQLLPLRR, encoded by the exons atggggctGTTCCTGCTCGCTGTggccctggtgctgggggggacggCTGCCACCCGCTGCCCCGCAGCCTGCGTCTGTGACAACCTCCGTGCCCATGTCCTGTGCCTCAACAGGAACCTCATGGCCGTGCCTGGCAGCATCCCTGAG CTCACCAAGAAGCTGGACCTTCGGGGCAACAGCTTCACGGTGGTCCCGGTGGGAGCCTTCCTCACCATCCCCTACCTCACGCACTTGGACCTGCAGCGCTGCAAGGTGGAGAGATTGGAGGAAGGGGCTTTCCGGGGGCTGGGGCGGCTGCTCTACCTCAACCTGGCCTCCAACAGCATCACCGTCCTCTACCAAGAGTCCCTGGATGGGCTGtcctccctccagcagctcatCCTGAAGAAGAACCGCATTGAGGAGATCCAGCCGGGTGCTTTCAGCCGGCTGGGGTCCCTCACTCTCCTCGACCTGAGGGAGAATGCCCTGGTTTACCTCCCAGACATGGTCTTCCAGGGCCTGCAGGTCCTCAGGTGGCTCCGGCTGTCCCACAACGCCCTCCACGTCCTGGGCAGTGAGGCCTTCaccgccctgcctgccctgcaccGGCTGAGCCTGGACCACAACGAGCTGCAGGCGCTGCCCGGCGAGGCCCTGGCACGGCTGAGTGAGGCCACCCGGCTGGACCTGGGCCACAACCCCATCACCTACCTGTCCGAGGAGGCCGTGGCCATGGGCTCCCTGAAGCACCTCTTCCTGGACCATGCAGCCCTCCAGGATGTGGCACCCGACGCCTtcacccgcagcccccagctgcgGACGCTGGATCTGTCCCACAACCAGCTGCGGGGCCTACCTGCCTTGGCCGGGGTCAAGCAGCTGGCGAGGGTCAACCTGGCTGGGaaccccctgctctgctcctgcctcctgctccccttccACCGCTGGTTGGGGCGGGCATGGGTGCAGGCGGAGGGGACCTGCAACGAGCCCCCTGCCCTCCGTGGCCGGTCCCTCGACTCCCTGCGGCCCCCCGAGATGAGGTGCGGCCTCCCCCAGCcaccttcccccagccccaccatgCCCTCAGTGCGGCTGGCGGTGCCCAGGAGCGGGCAgtgcccccggggctgctcctgctctcctgaCTTCCACCACGCCAACTGTGAGAACCAAGCCCTGCGGGAGATCCCCCACAGCTTCCCCAGGGACACCCGTCTTCTTGACCTGCGCCGAAACGCCTTCAGGATGGTGTCCCCGGGTGCCTTCCCTggcctggaggagctggtgtCCCTCCACCTGCAGCACTGTGGCATTGAGGAGCTGCGTCCCAGGGCACTGTGGGGGCTGAAGGGCTTGGTCTACCTCTACCTCTCCGACAACCGCCTCTCCACCCTGGCACCTGCTGCCTTCCAGGGGGCCCCACGGCTTGCCTACCTGCACCTGGACCGCAACGCCTTCACACGGGTGCCCCCAGGAGCCTTCCGGCTCCTGCCCAACCTCTTCTCCCTCTACCTGCAGCACAACACCATCAGGGAGCTGGCTGAGGGTGACCTGGACGGGCTGGTGGGGCTGCGTGGACTCTACCTTGCTGGGAACGCCATCAGGAGCATTGCCCCTGCCGCCCTGGCGCCCACCAAGATGCTGGAGAAGCTGCACCTGGAGGGGAACCACCTGGCGGAGGTGCCTACGGCCTCCCTGCGGGGCCTGCCCGCCCTGAGTGAGCTGAAGCTGTCCCAGAACCCCATCAGGCACATAGGGGACAGCGCCTTCTTGCCCGTggccagcaccctgcagcacctCTACCTGGACAACATGGGCCTGAAGCAG GTTTCCCCTGGTGCCTTTGCTGGCCTCGGAGCCAAGATCAAAAGCCTCCACCTGGAGAACAACACCATGAGCAACATCCCCGCCATGAGCAACTTCACGGGGCTGGAAATCCTCAACCTGAGGGACGTGCCTTTCCACTGCGActgccagctccttcccctACGCCGGTGA
- the CHADL gene encoding chondroadherin-like protein isoform X1 translates to MGLFLLAVALVLGGTAATRCPAACVCDNLRAHVLCLNRNLMAVPGSIPELTKKLDLRGNSFTVVPVGAFLTIPYLTHLDLQRCKVERLEEGAFRGLGRLLYLNLASNSITVLYQESLDGLSSLQQLILKKNRIEEIQPGAFSRLGSLTLLDLRENALVYLPDMVFQGLQVLRWLRLSHNALHVLGSEAFTALPALHRLSLDHNELQALPGEALARLSEATRLDLGHNPITYLSEEAVAMGSLKHLFLDHAALQDVAPDAFTRSPQLRTLDLSHNQLRGLPALAGVKQLARVNLAGNPLLCSCLLLPFHRWLGRAWVQAEGTCNEPPALRGRSLDSLRPPEMRCGLPQPPSPSPTMPSVRLAVPRSGQCPRGCSCSPDFHHANCENQALREIPHSFPRDTRLLDLRRNAFRMVSPGAFPGLEELVSLHLQHCGIEELRPRALWGLKGLVYLYLSDNRLSTLAPAAFQGAPRLAYLHLDRNAFTRVPPGAFRLLPNLFSLYLQHNTIRELAEGDLDGLVGLRGLYLAGNAIRSIAPAALAPTKMLEKLHLEGNHLAEVPTASLRGLPALSELKLSQNPIRHIGDSAFLPVASTLQHLYLDNMGLKQVSPGAFAGLGAKIKSLHLENNTMSNIPAMSNFTGLEILNLRDVPFHCDCQLLPLRRWIEKLNLRVGATCGSPPEAQGQKVKFSTTFQSCPGWGARRASPDQVKASGKPSKKKRSGKPALRGSIES, encoded by the exons atggggctGTTCCTGCTCGCTGTggccctggtgctgggggggacggCTGCCACCCGCTGCCCCGCAGCCTGCGTCTGTGACAACCTCCGTGCCCATGTCCTGTGCCTCAACAGGAACCTCATGGCCGTGCCTGGCAGCATCCCTGAG CTCACCAAGAAGCTGGACCTTCGGGGCAACAGCTTCACGGTGGTCCCGGTGGGAGCCTTCCTCACCATCCCCTACCTCACGCACTTGGACCTGCAGCGCTGCAAGGTGGAGAGATTGGAGGAAGGGGCTTTCCGGGGGCTGGGGCGGCTGCTCTACCTCAACCTGGCCTCCAACAGCATCACCGTCCTCTACCAAGAGTCCCTGGATGGGCTGtcctccctccagcagctcatCCTGAAGAAGAACCGCATTGAGGAGATCCAGCCGGGTGCTTTCAGCCGGCTGGGGTCCCTCACTCTCCTCGACCTGAGGGAGAATGCCCTGGTTTACCTCCCAGACATGGTCTTCCAGGGCCTGCAGGTCCTCAGGTGGCTCCGGCTGTCCCACAACGCCCTCCACGTCCTGGGCAGTGAGGCCTTCaccgccctgcctgccctgcaccGGCTGAGCCTGGACCACAACGAGCTGCAGGCGCTGCCCGGCGAGGCCCTGGCACGGCTGAGTGAGGCCACCCGGCTGGACCTGGGCCACAACCCCATCACCTACCTGTCCGAGGAGGCCGTGGCCATGGGCTCCCTGAAGCACCTCTTCCTGGACCATGCAGCCCTCCAGGATGTGGCACCCGACGCCTtcacccgcagcccccagctgcgGACGCTGGATCTGTCCCACAACCAGCTGCGGGGCCTACCTGCCTTGGCCGGGGTCAAGCAGCTGGCGAGGGTCAACCTGGCTGGGaaccccctgctctgctcctgcctcctgctccccttccACCGCTGGTTGGGGCGGGCATGGGTGCAGGCGGAGGGGACCTGCAACGAGCCCCCTGCCCTCCGTGGCCGGTCCCTCGACTCCCTGCGGCCCCCCGAGATGAGGTGCGGCCTCCCCCAGCcaccttcccccagccccaccatgCCCTCAGTGCGGCTGGCGGTGCCCAGGAGCGGGCAgtgcccccggggctgctcctgctctcctgaCTTCCACCACGCCAACTGTGAGAACCAAGCCCTGCGGGAGATCCCCCACAGCTTCCCCAGGGACACCCGTCTTCTTGACCTGCGCCGAAACGCCTTCAGGATGGTGTCCCCGGGTGCCTTCCCTggcctggaggagctggtgtCCCTCCACCTGCAGCACTGTGGCATTGAGGAGCTGCGTCCCAGGGCACTGTGGGGGCTGAAGGGCTTGGTCTACCTCTACCTCTCCGACAACCGCCTCTCCACCCTGGCACCTGCTGCCTTCCAGGGGGCCCCACGGCTTGCCTACCTGCACCTGGACCGCAACGCCTTCACACGGGTGCCCCCAGGAGCCTTCCGGCTCCTGCCCAACCTCTTCTCCCTCTACCTGCAGCACAACACCATCAGGGAGCTGGCTGAGGGTGACCTGGACGGGCTGGTGGGGCTGCGTGGACTCTACCTTGCTGGGAACGCCATCAGGAGCATTGCCCCTGCCGCCCTGGCGCCCACCAAGATGCTGGAGAAGCTGCACCTGGAGGGGAACCACCTGGCGGAGGTGCCTACGGCCTCCCTGCGGGGCCTGCCCGCCCTGAGTGAGCTGAAGCTGTCCCAGAACCCCATCAGGCACATAGGGGACAGCGCCTTCTTGCCCGTggccagcaccctgcagcacctCTACCTGGACAACATGGGCCTGAAGCAG GTTTCCCCTGGTGCCTTTGCTGGCCTCGGAGCCAAGATCAAAAGCCTCCACCTGGAGAACAACACCATGAGCAACATCCCCGCCATGAGCAACTTCACGGGGCTGGAAATCCTCAACCTGAGGGACGTGCCTTTCCACTGCGActgccagctccttcccctACGCCG GTGGATTGAGAAGCTCAACCTGCGTGTAGGGGCCACCTGCGGGTCCCCTCCAGAAGCCCAGGGCCAGAAAGTGAAGTTTTCCACCACTTTCCaaagctgccctggctggggagCCAGAAGAGCCAGTCCTGATCAAGTCAAGGCTTCAGGAAAGCCCAGCAAGAAAAAGAGGTCAGGAAAACCGGCACTCAGAGGctccatagaatcatag